From Plasmodium yoelii strain 17X genome assembly, chromosome: 11, a single genomic window includes:
- a CDS encoding serine/arginine-rich splicing factor 12, putative — protein MGPHSSQRPQPMSLLIRKLKFNTSPSMVRDKFKKFGAIKDVYLPIDYYTKEPRGFGFVEFYDPKDAEEALKEMNGTELDGNRIEVFVAQKGRSDPRIMRYKERGGGSGYGHRRYPDNRLKRRYISKSNSRYDSYSRDKMRRRDRSRERIRYRDSYERNMGNSYRDKKNSYVKNYNRYRSRDYDRSLSRGRRSRGYRHDSPKYREKRRYNRSVSRSNDKNSKNGKNNRREYKSKYSNERYSNERYSNEKYSNEKYSNEKYSNEKYSNEKYSNDRYSNDRYSNDSAKSSKHSRKQMVSKSISFNTEKDDEKRKNDNTEERGNSKEWRESKDLDKSVGNKNSVNSQDAESN, from the coding sequence atgggaCCTCATTCAAGCCAAAGGCCACAACCTATGTCCCTTTTGATAAggaaattaaaatttaatactTCACCATCTATGGTTAgagataaatttaaaaaatttggaGCAATTAAAGATGTATATTTGCCAATAGATTATTACACAAAAGAACCAAGAGGGTTTGGTTTTGTAGAATTTTACGATCCTAAAGATGCTGAAGAAGCATTAAAAGAAATGAATGGAACTGAATTAGACGGAAATAGAATTGAAGTGTTTGTAGCTCAAAAAGGTCGTTCTGACCCTCGAATTATGAGATATAAAGAAAGAGGTGGAGGTTCAGGATATGGGCATAGAAGATATCCTGATAATAGATTAAAAAGAAGGTATATATCAAAATCGAATTCAAGATATGATTCATATTCTCGTGATAAAATGAGAAGACGTGATCGATCTAGAGAGAGAATAAGATATAGAGACAGTTATGAAAGGAATATGGGGAATAGTTAtagagataaaaaaaatagttatgttaaaaattataatagatATAGAAGTAGAGATTATGATAGAAGCCTTAGTAGGGGGCGTAGATCTAGAGGTTATAGACATGATAGTCCAAAATATCGAGAGAAAAGAAGATATAATCGAAGTGTTAGTAGAagtaatgataaaaatagtaaaaatggtaaaaataatagaagGGAATATAAGTCAAAGTATAGTAATGAAAGATATAGTAATGAAAGATATagtaatgaaaaatatagcaacgaaaaatatagtaatgaaaaatatagcAACGAAAAATATAGCAACGAAAAATATAGCAATGATAGATATAGTAATGATAGATATAGTAATGACAGTGCTAAGTCTAGTAAACACTCAAGAAAGCAAATGGTATCAAAATCAATTTCATTCAATACTGAAAAAGATGATgaaaaacgaaaaaatgataatacaGAGGAGAGAGGCAATTCAAAAGAATGGAGAGAAAGCAAAGATCTCGATAAATCTGTTGGTAATAAAAATTCAGTTAATAGTCAAGATGCCGAATCGAATTAA